A stretch of Acropora muricata isolate sample 2 chromosome 7, ASM3666990v1, whole genome shotgun sequence DNA encodes these proteins:
- the LOC136922849 gene encoding protein argonaute-2-like gives MARKSKGRSNRGREKENNEQDRQQSLKGRSENGAAAVVSDLEEKRKLDEEKGEETLWETAGPSERTNISRSQQSAYTALSTEVKSEEVNAIPSARSQDERSGLSELSLRSSTDPFVKPAGNTEEYIGEGCEVKFGFYQSVRPSQWKVMLVNIDVSAKGFNKSQPVTEFVCETLGLRDLEDRRIKIDREKLKKAISGFRIETTHMAKMRRKYTVWGMSNQSAEKLQFEIIDEASKRTTKTTVAGYFLDTYGIELRYPHLPCLQVGRKRDCYLPMEVCTTIPCQKRHLSEQQTSNMIRSTAHPEPERQKDIQLWAQKMITGSEGYLKDQFQTSIDPPPPLKLGPQDKALTPRDGSWDMSNQALLKSAIVDMWALVCLAPCNEDPLRNFCHQMSSVSNREGMKMTSKPACIKYGERHEEVERLFFDCLEQFQALQLIMVVLPGNDKKLYSEVKRVGDSVIGIPTQCVQVKFVQQVKPQVCANILLKINAKLGGTNHVIDDSFKPAISKDTIVFGADVTHPSPTENGIPSIAAVVASMDYHASKYHARSRVQRYRNGGGAQEIIMDLAEIVKELLIEFIKTNEFRKPSKILFYRDGVSEGQFDQVLVHEVRAVQEACMKLEKDYRPSITFVVLQKRHHTRLFSGKASNVPSGTTVDSGIRHPYEFDFYLCSHHGIQGTSRPTHYNVLYDDNNFTADSLKQLTYQLCHVSARCTRSVSMPAPAYYAHLAASRARVHVTNGNSEFVDLEKCARAIQVNDKMKSEMYFT, from the exons atggcaaggaaatCGAAGGGAAGAAGTAATCGAGGcagagagaaagaaaacaacgaGCAAGATCGTCAGCAATCGCTGAAGGGAAGAAGCGAGAACGGCGCAGCTGCCGTAGTTTCGGATCTTGAGGAAAAACGAAAATTAGACGAAGAGAAAGGCGAAGAAACACTCTGGGAAACAGCTGGTCCAAGCGAACGAACAAATATCAGTCGAAGCCAGCAATCTGCTTACACTGCACTTTCTACAGAAGTTAAGTCTGAAGAAGTGAATGCAATCCCTTCAGCACGATCGCAAGATGAGAGGTCAGGCCTGAGTGAACTGTCTCTCAGATCAAGTACAGATCCTTTTGTAAAACCAGCTGGGAATACAGAGGAATATATAGGGGAAGGCTGTGAGGTGAAGTTTGGTTTCTACCAGAGTGTTCGCCCCTCACAATGGAAAGTCATGCTGGTGAACATTGATg TGTCTGCAAAGGGATTCAATAAAAGTCAACCTGTAACAGAGTTTGTGTGTGAAACACTGGGTCTGCGGGATCTTGAAGACAGAAGAATTAAAATTGACAGAGAGAAACTCAAGAAAGCTATAAGCG GTTTTCGTATAGAAACAACACATATGGCAAAAATGAGGAGGAAGTACACAGTTTGGGGAATGTCCAACCAATCTGCTGAAAAATTACAATTTGAAATTATAGACGAGGCCTCAAAGCGTACTACCAAAACAACTGTAGCCGGGTACTTTCTTGACACATATGGAATAGAATTAAG ATATCCTCATCTACCCTGTCTCCAAGTTGGCCGGAAAAGAGACTGTTACCTTCCTATGGAGGTCTGTACTACCATTCCTTGTCAAAAGAGGCACTTGTCTGAACAACAAACCTCAAATATGATCAGGAGTACCGCACACCCTGAGCCAGAGCGACAGAAGGACATTCAACTTTGG GCTCAAAAAATGATAACAGGAAGTGAAGGGTACTTGAAAGATCAGTTTCAGACAAGCATAGACCCACCTCCCCCACTGAAGCTTGGTCCTCAAGATAAAGCACTGACCCCGCGTGATGGCTCTTGGGACATGAGCAATCAAGCCCTCTTAAAAAGCGCAATAGTCGATATGTGGGCGTTGGTCTGTTTGGCTCCTTGCAATGAGGATCCACTAAGAAACTTTTGTCATCAAATGTCCAGTGTGTCAAATCGAGAAGGAATGAAAATGACTTCAAAGCCAGCCTGTATTAAATATGGAGAAAGACATGAAGAA GTTGAGCGATTGTTCTTTGACTGTTTGGAGCAATTTCAAGCGCTTCAACTCATCATGGTTGTCCTCCCAGGAAACGATAAAAAACTCTACTCAGAAGTGAAACGCGTTGGCGATAGCGTAATCGGCATTCCAACACAGTGCGTACAGGTGAAATTTGTGCAGCAGGTGAAACCTCAAGTGTGTGCTAACATCTTGCTTAAGATCAATGCCAAGCTCGGAGGAACCAATCACGTCATTGATGATTCGTTTAAACCAGCGATCAGCAAAGATACTATCGTGTTTGGCGCCGATGTGACCCACCCCTCCCCTACAGAAAATGGGATCCCTTCCATTGCTGCTGTAGTGGCAAGCATGGATTATCATGCCTCGAAATATCACGCCCGCTCCCGCGTGCAGAGGTACAGGAATGGCGGAGGTGCACAAGAGATCATCATGGACCTGGCAGAGATTGTAAAAGAGCTCCTAATCGAATTTATCAAAACTAATGAGTTCCGTAAGCCGTCTAAGATCTTGTTTTACCGTGATGGTGTCAGCGAGGGGCAGTTTGATCAAGTTCTTGTTCACGAAGTGCGCGCCGTGCAAGAAGCTTGTATGAAGCTTGAGAAAGACTATCGACCGAGCATCACGTTTGTCGTTCTACAGAAACGACATCACACTAGATTGTTTTCTGGTAAAGCAAGTAATGTACCATCAGGAACAACCGTGGACAGTGGAATTAGGCATCCGTATGAATTCGATTTCTATTTGTGTAGCCACCACGGAATTCAG GGAACAAGTCGACCAACTCATTATAATGTCTTATATGACGACAATAACTTCACTGCTGACAGCTTGAAGCAGCTCACTTACCAGCTGTGTCACGTGTCTGCCAGGTGCACGCGGAGTGTTTCTATGCCAGCCCCTGCGTATTACGCTCATTTGGCAGCTTCCCGGGCACGCGTCCACGTGACCAATGGAAA CTCAGAATTTGTTGATTTGGAAAAGTGTGCAAGGGCCATTCAAGTCAATGACAAAATGAAAAGTGAAATGTACTTCACCTGA
- the LOC136922838 gene encoding pre-mRNA-processing factor 6-like translates to MALLNRKKKSFIGVPAPLGYVPGLGRGATGFTTRSDIGPARDATDISDERHGKPGFANEKKAQNEDDEEEDLNESNYDEFAGYGGSLFSSCPYEKDDEEADAIYDSIDRRMDDRRKERREKRFKEEIEQYRQERPKIQQQFSDLKRKLGDVSEDEWLSIPEVGDYRSKKQRNPRTEKFTPVPDSVLHSALMSGEKMTSLDARQQRFGGLQTPFPGGMTPSGIATGFSTPSADLDLIKIGEARKSLVGVKLDQASDSVSGQTVVDPKGYLTDLQSLTPSAGGDIGDIKKARLLLKSVITTNPQHGPGWIAAARLEEVTGRMQAARNTIMKGTEVCSKNEDVWLEAIRLQPPESANAVCAQAVGQLPLSVRLWIKAAALEDEMKAKKRVYRKALEHIPNSVRIWKAAVELEGPEDAQIMLSRAVECCPTSVELWLALARLESYENARKVLNKARENIPTDRQIWITAAKLEEANDNLPMVEKIIDRAVTSLRANGVEINRDQWIKDAEESEKADSVVTCRAIINTVIGVGVEEEDRKHTWMEDANSCVANNAFECARAIYAHALSVFPSKKSVWLRAAHFEKNHGTRESLESLLQNAVKHCPKAEVLWLMGAKSKWLAGEIYDARSILALAFQANPNSEEIWLAAVKLESENNEDQRARKLLQRARLNACTPRVMMKSIKLEWVLRNLSEAEKLLDEAVQKYPDFAKLWMMMGQIHQEQNHIDSAREAYKQGTKKCTRSIPIWLLLARLEENAGQTTKARSVLEQARQRNPKCPELWLEAVRIETRGGRKDFARTLMAKAMQECPTSGILWAEAIFMESRPQRKTKSVDALKRCEHDCHVLLAVARLFWSERKINKAREWFNRAVKLDPDLGDSWAYFYKFELQHGTEAQQESIMQRCVMAEPHHGENWCAVSKATPNWRLRTKDILPIVAKFLKPVE, encoded by the exons ATGGCGCTTTTAAATCGGAAAAAGAAGTCATTCATTGGAGTACCAGCACCTTTGGGTTATGTTCCTGGCCTTGGGAGAGG TGCTACTGGTTTCACAACGCGATCTGACATCGGTCCCGCAAGAGATGCTACTGATATCAGTGATGAGCGGCATGGAAAACCAGGATTTGCTAATGAAAAGAAAGCACAGAATGAAGATGACGAAGAAGAAGATTTGAATGAATCAAATTATGATGAG TTTGCAGGATATGGAGGGAGTTTGTTTTCCAGTTGTCCTTATGAGAAGGATGATGAAGAGGCGGATGCAATATATGATTCTATCGACAGACGAATGGAtgacagaagaaaagaaagaag AGAGAAACGttttaaagaagaaattgaacaaTACCGTCAAGAAAGGCCAAAGATTCAGCAACAGTTCTCTGATCTAAAA CGTAAGCTGGGTGATGTCTCAGAAGATGAGTGGCTGAGCATTCCAGAAGTTGGAGATTACAGAAGCAAAAAACAGAGAAACCCTCGAACAGAAAA ATTCACGCCTGTACCAGACAGTGTCTTGCATAGTGCACTGATGAGTGGAGAGAAAATGACATCCCTAGATGCACGGCAACAG AGATTCGGAGGGTTGCAGACCCCTTTTCCTGGCGGCATGACTCCGAGCGGGATTGCAACGGGATTCTCTACTCCGTCTGCCGACCTTGACTTGATAAAAATCGGTGAAGCTCGAAAATCTCTTGTTGGTGTCAAGCTTGATCAG GCTTCAGATTCTGTTAGTGGTCAGACAGTTGTGGATCCTAAAGGTTATTTGACTGATCTACAAAGTTTAACACCCTCTGCTGGGGGTGATATCGG CGATATTAAGAAGGCACGGCTTCTCCTTAAGTCAGTTATCACCACGAACCCTCAACATGGACCTG GTTGGATAGCGGCTGCTCGACTTGAAGAGGTGACAGGTCGCATGCAAGCGGCGCGAAATACGATCATGAAAGGAACGGAAGTTTGTTCAAAGAATGAGGATGTCTGGCTTGAAGCTATACGATTGCAG CCTCCAGAGTCCGCGAACGCAGTTTGCGCGCAAGCCGTTGGTCAGCTTCCATTATCTGTCCGACTGTGGATCAAAGCAGCGGCGCTGGAGGACGAAATGAAAGCCAAGAAACGAGTTTACAGAAAAG CTCTTGAACACATACCAAACTCAGTGAGGATTTGGAAGGCGGCAGTAGAGTTGGAAGGACCAGAGGACGCACAGATCATGTTGAGCAGAGCGGTGGAATGTTGTCCCACCAGTGTCGAG CTCTGGCTTGCTCTTGCTCGACTGGAAAGTTACGAAAATGCGAGAAAG GTTTTGAACAAAGCTCGCGAAAATATCCCCACTGATCGACAAATCTGGATAACAGCAGCCAAACTGGAAGAAGCGAACGACAACCTCCCTATGGTGGAAAAAATCATTGACAGAG CTGTGACTTCTTTAAGGGCAAACGGCGTGGAAATCAACAGGGATCAGTGGATTAAGGATGCCGAAGAGAGCGAGAAAGCTGACAGCGTAGTGACATGCAGAGCTATTAT CAACACTGTAATCGGCGTTGGAGTGGAAGAAGAAGACAGAAAACACACGTGGATGGAAGATGCTAACAGC TGTGTTGCAAACAACGCATTCGAGTGTGCAAGAGCTATCTACGCGCATGCTCTGTCCGTGTTCCCCAGCAAGAAAAGTGTTTGGCTGCGAGCTGCACATTTCGAAAAGAATCATGGGACGAG AGAGTCTTTAGAGTCTCTGCTGCAAAATGCAGTCAAGCACTGTCCGAAAGCAGAAGTTTTGTGGCTGATGGGTGCAAAATCCAAGTGGCTGGCT GGGGAGATTTATGACGCTCGTTCCATCTTGGCCTTGGCGTTTCAAGCCAATCCCAACAGTGAAGAAATCTGGCTGGCTGCCGTGAAACTTGAGAGTGAAAATAATGAAGATCAGCGAGCAAG AAAGCTTCTCCAGAGGGCAAGACTCAATGCCTGCACTCCAAGG GTGATGATGAAGTCGATCAAGCTAGAATGGGTCTTAAGGAACCTTTCAGAG GCAGAGAAGTTACTAGACGAAGCTGTTCAAAAATACCCCGATTTTGCAAAG CTCTGGATGATGATGGGCCAAATACACCAAGAACAGAATCACATAGACAGCGCTCGAGAAGCTTACAAGCAAGGG aCAAAAAAATGTACCCGTTCCATTCCCATTTGGTTATTGCTCGCAAGGCTTGAAGAGAACGCAG GGCAGACAACTAAAGCGAGATCCGTTTTGGAGCAAGCTCGTCAAAGAAATCCGAAGTGTCCCGAACTATG GCTAGAGGCGGTTCGGATAGAAACCAGAGGCGGACGCAAGGATTTCGCGCGAACTTTGATGGCTAAAG CGATGCAGGAGTGTCCAACCTCTGGAATTTTATGGGCAGAAGCCATTTTTATGGAAAGCAGGCCTCAGCGAAAGACGAAAAGCGTCGATGCACTTAAGAGATGCGAGCATGATTGTCATGTGCTGTTAGCGGTGGCAAG ATTGTTCTGGAGCgaaaggaaaataaacaaaGCGAGGGAATGGTTTAACAG AGCTGTTAAACTCGACCCAGACCTCGGCGATTCATGGGCTTATTTCTACAAGTTCGAGCTTCAACATGGAACCGAG GCCCAACAAGAAAGTATCATGCAACGGTGCGTGATGGCCGAGCCACATCACGGGGAGAACTGGTGCGCAGTGTCCAAAGCTACACCGAACTGGAGGCTTCGAACAAAGGATATACTTCCCATTGTTGCCAAGTTTTTAAAGCCTGTGGAATAG